One Fervidobacterium gondwanense DSM 13020 genomic region harbors:
- the secY gene encoding preprotein translocase subunit SecY — MWKALRNAMKIPEVRDRVIFTFLMLLVFRLGIYVPVPGVNIKAWGEALSKQGTGLAGGVLSFYDVFTGGAFSRFSVFSMSVTPYINASIIMQLLASIIPSLKELLKEGEQGRKKFQHYTKNLTLGLAALQSFVVSFGLARSYQGIIAVNTWLFSFVSTVSLVAGTMFLLWIGDRITEKGIGNGVSIMIFAGIVSRYPAYFRTAVLGNLNIFGWIFLVAVAIFMIVAIIYVQQAERRIKIEYATRMVGRRIYGGTSTHLPIKVNHSGVIPIIFAWAIVSIPEAIAQITGAQWAIKLFGMQNPLMIIVYALLIFFFTYFYSVVVIDPKDISENIKRYGGFIPGIRAGKPTEEYITYVLNRVTFLGAIFLVGISLLPYLVEGITRVNIWLGGTSALIAVGVALDIAQQLEAHLIMRNYEGFVKKGKIAGRK; from the coding sequence ATGTGGAAAGCGCTGCGGAATGCAATGAAGATTCCAGAGGTTAGGGATAGGGTTATCTTTACATTCTTAATGTTACTCGTTTTCAGGCTTGGTATTTATGTACCAGTACCGGGAGTTAACATAAAAGCTTGGGGGGAAGCGCTTTCCAAGCAAGGCACCGGCTTGGCCGGTGGCGTTCTTAGTTTCTACGATGTCTTCACCGGTGGTGCGTTCAGCAGATTCTCAGTATTTTCAATGAGTGTTACTCCATACATCAACGCATCGATTATCATGCAATTACTTGCTTCAATAATTCCTTCTTTGAAAGAACTACTTAAAGAAGGAGAACAGGGAAGAAAGAAATTCCAGCACTATACCAAGAATCTCACACTTGGGCTTGCAGCACTGCAATCGTTCGTTGTTTCTTTCGGTTTGGCAAGGAGCTATCAAGGAATAATTGCTGTCAATACATGGCTCTTCTCGTTTGTCTCAACCGTATCACTCGTTGCAGGTACGATGTTCCTCCTTTGGATAGGTGATAGAATTACGGAAAAAGGTATCGGAAACGGTGTCAGTATAATGATTTTCGCAGGTATTGTTTCGAGATACCCAGCATACTTTAGAACAGCAGTTCTTGGAAACCTTAACATCTTCGGTTGGATATTCTTAGTTGCAGTTGCAATATTCATGATCGTAGCGATAATCTACGTGCAGCAAGCAGAAAGAAGAATAAAGATAGAGTATGCAACAAGAATGGTTGGAAGAAGAATATACGGTGGCACAAGCACACACTTACCGATAAAGGTAAACCACTCTGGCGTTATTCCTATAATATTCGCATGGGCAATCGTCAGCATACCGGAGGCTATCGCTCAGATTACTGGTGCGCAATGGGCAATTAAGCTTTTCGGAATGCAGAACCCACTCATGATAATCGTATACGCGCTCTTAATATTCTTCTTCACATACTTCTACAGCGTAGTTGTGATAGATCCAAAGGATATATCTGAAAACATAAAGAGATACGGTGGATTTATCCCTGGAATCAGGGCAGGTAAGCCAACAGAAGAGTACATCACGTACGTGCTCAACAGAGTTACGTTCCTTGGCGCGATATTCTTGGTTGGCATTTCTCTGCTCCCATACTTGGTTGAAGGCATAACAAGAGTTAACATCTGGCTCGGTGGTACGAGTGCGCTTATCGCTGTCGGTGTTGCACTTGATATAGCACAGCAGTTAGAGGCGCACTTGATAATGAGAAATTACGAAGGTTTCGTTAAGAAGGGTAAAATAGCTGGCAGAAAGTAA
- the rplO gene encoding 50S ribosomal protein L15: MLTIDGLKPTPGSNKKYKRLGRGQGSGKGKTAGKGHKGQKSRGTGKVRPWMEGGQTPLHRRLPKFGFNNFAKKVYAVVNLETLEAKFDNNDVVTPEALLEKGIINKVYDGVKILARGEITKPLTVKAHKFSEKAKEKIEKVGGKIEVI; encoded by the coding sequence ATGCTTACTATAGATGGTCTTAAACCAACCCCTGGTTCAAACAAAAAGTACAAAAGACTCGGTAGAGGTCAAGGTTCAGGAAAGGGTAAGACAGCAGGAAAGGGTCACAAAGGTCAAAAATCAAGAGGAACTGGCAAGGTAAGGCCATGGATGGAAGGTGGTCAGACACCACTTCACAGAAGGCTTCCAAAGTTCGGCTTCAATAACTTTGCGAAGAAAGTTTATGCTGTGGTAAATCTTGAAACCCTTGAAGCAAAATTCGATAACAACGACGTAGTAACGCCAGAAGCTCTCCTTGAAAAAGGTATAATCAACAAAGTATACGATGGTGTAAAGATTCTTGCGAGAGGAGAAATTACAAAACCTCTCACAGTAAAGGCTCACAAGTTCAGTGAAAAAGCTAAGGAGAAGATCGAAAAAGTCGGCGGTAAAATAGAGGTGATCTAA
- the rpmD gene encoding 50S ribosomal protein L30, producing MKKLKITLVRSPIGYKYDQKDTVRRLGLRKMHQTVVKDDSPQIRGMVEKVKHLLKVEEVEE from the coding sequence ATGAAGAAGCTTAAGATAACACTTGTGAGAAGTCCAATAGGATACAAATACGATCAGAAAGACACGGTCAGAAGACTCGGTTTAAGAAAGATGCACCAGACAGTAGTTAAAGATGACAGTCCGCAGATAAGAGGAATGGTAGAAAAAGTAAAGCATCTTCTCAAAGTAGAAGAAGTTGAAGAATAA
- the rpsE gene encoding 30S ribosomal protein S5: MSEIVEKIKQSAETFEERIIEIRRTTKVTKGGKNLSFRVLAVVGNREGKVGVGVGKAREVPDAIRKALVSAKRNIIEVPVVKGTIPHEVVGRQDAAKILMKPAAPGTGIIANGTVRAILELAGVQNVLTKAMGSTNPVVIAQATVDGIKNLFSIEKVAALRDITPAQVVRGVKKEG, from the coding sequence GTGTCAGAAATTGTTGAAAAGATAAAACAATCAGCCGAGACATTCGAAGAAAGAATTATAGAAATAAGAAGGACGACAAAAGTAACTAAGGGTGGAAAGAACCTTTCTTTCAGAGTTTTAGCAGTCGTTGGAAATAGAGAAGGAAAAGTTGGCGTCGGTGTTGGAAAGGCAAGGGAAGTACCCGATGCAATTAGAAAAGCTCTTGTCAGTGCGAAAAGGAACATAATAGAAGTTCCAGTTGTGAAGGGTACAATTCCTCACGAAGTTGTTGGAAGACAAGACGCAGCAAAGATTCTCATGAAACCTGCAGCGCCAGGTACTGGTATCATTGCAAACGGAACAGTCCGTGCAATTCTCGAATTGGCTGGTGTTCAGAACGTTCTTACAAAAGCAATGGGTTCAACAAATCCAGTTGTCATTGCTCAAGCAACAGTTGATGGAATAAAGAACCTCTTCTCAATTGAGAAAGTTGCTGCTCTAAGGGACATAACACCTGCTCAAGTAGTACGCGGTGTTAAGAAGGAGGGCTAA
- the rplR gene encoding 50S ribosomal protein L18, with translation MIKREDRKQLRLVRHRRIRKRISGTPERPRLSVYRSEKHIYAQIIDDVAGRTIVAASTVEKELREKLQKTWNVAAAKEVGKLIAERAIAKGVKEVVFDRGGFKYHGRIKALADAAREAGLKF, from the coding sequence GTGATAAAGAGAGAAGACCGCAAACAATTAAGGCTTGTTAGGCACAGAAGAATAAGAAAGAGAATATCAGGAACTCCTGAAAGACCAAGATTGTCTGTTTACAGAAGCGAAAAGCACATCTATGCTCAGATTATAGATGATGTTGCTGGCAGAACGATAGTCGCTGCTTCCACAGTTGAGAAGGAACTCAGGGAAAAACTCCAGAAAACGTGGAATGTGGCAGCAGCCAAAGAGGTTGGGAAACTCATTGCTGAAAGGGCTATCGCAAAAGGAGTAAAGGAAGTTGTTTTCGATAGAGGAGGATTCAAGTACCACGGTAGAATCAAGGCTCTTGCTGATGCAGCAAGAGAAGCCGGATTGAAATTCTAA
- the rplF gene encoding 50S ribosomal protein L6: MSRIAKKPVILPANVQLTITDSEIKVKGPKGELKLANHPFVNIKVEGNEVWFEPNLEVAKRKSDERKFKAMVGTYWRLVRNMVIGVTEGFKKELEIVGVGYRAQLQGNKLVMSLGYAHPVEMDIPDDIKVEVPAPNKIIVSGIDKQRVGQYAADVRKWREPNPYSGKGIKYVDEVINLKEGKKA, encoded by the coding sequence ATGTCTCGTATAGCTAAGAAGCCAGTTATACTACCTGCAAATGTTCAGTTAACAATCACCGACTCTGAAATAAAGGTAAAAGGTCCAAAAGGCGAGTTGAAACTCGCAAATCATCCATTTGTTAACATCAAAGTTGAAGGTAACGAAGTTTGGTTTGAACCAAATCTCGAGGTTGCAAAGAGAAAATCCGACGAAAGAAAGTTCAAAGCAATGGTCGGAACGTACTGGAGACTTGTTAGAAATATGGTTATCGGCGTAACAGAAGGATTCAAGAAGGAACTTGAAATCGTTGGTGTCGGTTACAGGGCGCAACTTCAAGGCAACAAGCTCGTGATGAGCCTCGGTTACGCACACCCAGTTGAAATGGATATACCAGATGATATAAAAGTCGAAGTTCCCGCACCAAACAAAATAATTGTCAGCGGAATCGATAAGCAGAGAGTTGGACAGTACGCCGCAGATGTAAGAAAATGGAGAGAACCGAACCCATACAGCGGTAAAGGAATCAAGTACGTAGACGAAGTCATCAACCTCAAAGAAGGAAAGAAAGCATAA
- the rpsH gene encoding 30S ribosomal protein S8 — translation MWSDPIADMLTRIRNANLVFKDQIDVPASNLKKAIADILVREGFIKGYTYIEDGKQGILRLQLKYKGSRKNRERVIHGIVRVSKPGRRIYVGSNNLPRVKNGLGIAIISTSKGVLTDKEAAEHGVGGEVIAYIW, via the coding sequence GTGTGGAGCGATCCAATAGCTGACATGCTTACAAGAATAAGGAATGCGAATCTTGTTTTCAAAGATCAGATAGATGTCCCTGCGTCTAATTTGAAGAAAGCAATTGCTGATATTCTTGTAAGAGAAGGATTCATTAAGGGATATACATATATCGAAGATGGCAAACAGGGAATTCTCAGACTACAGCTCAAGTACAAAGGCTCAAGAAAGAACAGGGAAAGAGTTATTCATGGTATAGTCCGCGTTTCAAAGCCTGGAAGAAGAATATACGTTGGTTCAAATAATCTTCCAAGAGTTAAGAATGGACTTGGAATAGCGATTATATCCACATCAAAAGGCGTGCTCACCGACAAAGAAGCTGCAGAACATGGAGTCGGTGGAGAAGTAATTGCCTACATCTGGTAA